Proteins from a single region of Nocardiopsis dassonvillei subsp. dassonvillei DSM 43111:
- a CDS encoding MFS transporter — protein MKDTPEESAADTPEHRWSGRLVLWVAVLILANVLADVAIASPLLVLPQLLEHFDTDQAAWLNASAMLAGAIWSPLLAKSSDVFGKRRLLVVTLVTACAGALVCLVAPNVWIFLVGRFLQGAALAAIFITVALVLQICAPRVAMPVIGLVTSGSAIVGIIEPFVMVPVIDLFGYRSVFVVAALLAAAAALCVRALIPESPVRGAGRIDVGGALLLGGGLGSVLAYVSLGGDAGWLSAGMVVLLAAGVAALAGWAVLALRIAEPIIDIRALSRPVLLTLLALVLAAGSFRSMLQLTSIVAQVPPELGLGYGLGDGGAVAVLLAAPSLGIMVGGTLAGWVAGRFGAARPLLAAIAVGAAATLMMLVGVSVLPLAVACGALVGMAAGAISTSGYNLATSLAPPERQGTVSGLVSVMFALGSVVFSFAGGELLKATQIPGVVADGAPVSTATGVYLYVLTAGVLFVLAAVPAGMVVRGGRATPAPVTAGAPS, from the coding sequence GTGAAGGACACGCCGGAAGAGTCCGCTGCCGACACCCCGGAGCACCGATGGAGCGGGCGACTCGTCCTCTGGGTCGCCGTTCTCATCCTCGCCAACGTCCTGGCCGACGTGGCCATCGCCTCCCCCCTGCTGGTCCTGCCCCAACTGCTGGAGCACTTCGACACCGACCAGGCCGCGTGGCTGAACGCGAGCGCGATGCTGGCCGGGGCCATCTGGTCGCCGCTGCTCGCGAAGAGCTCCGACGTCTTCGGCAAGCGGCGGCTGCTCGTCGTCACGCTGGTGACCGCGTGCGCGGGCGCGCTGGTCTGCCTCGTCGCCCCCAACGTCTGGATCTTCCTGGTGGGGCGCTTCCTCCAGGGGGCAGCCCTGGCCGCGATCTTCATCACGGTCGCCCTCGTACTCCAGATCTGCGCCCCGCGGGTGGCCATGCCCGTGATCGGGCTCGTGACGTCGGGATCGGCGATCGTCGGGATCATCGAACCGTTCGTGATGGTGCCGGTCATCGACCTGTTCGGCTACCGCAGCGTGTTCGTCGTGGCGGCGCTGCTCGCCGCGGCGGCCGCGCTCTGCGTGCGTGCCCTCATCCCGGAGTCGCCGGTCCGCGGCGCCGGCCGGATCGACGTGGGCGGGGCGCTCCTGCTGGGCGGCGGCCTCGGCTCCGTGCTCGCCTACGTCAGCCTCGGCGGAGACGCCGGGTGGCTGTCCGCGGGCATGGTCGTGCTGCTGGCGGCCGGTGTCGCCGCGTTGGCCGGTTGGGCGGTCCTGGCCCTGCGGATCGCCGAACCCATCATCGACATCCGGGCCCTCAGCCGACCGGTCCTGCTGACGCTGCTGGCCCTGGTCCTGGCCGCGGGCTCCTTCCGGAGCATGCTCCAACTGACGAGCATCGTCGCCCAGGTGCCTCCCGAGCTGGGACTCGGCTACGGGTTGGGCGACGGAGGCGCGGTGGCGGTCCTGCTCGCCGCGCCCTCGCTCGGCATCATGGTCGGCGGCACCCTCGCCGGATGGGTCGCGGGGCGGTTCGGCGCCGCACGGCCCCTCCTCGCCGCCATCGCCGTCGGTGCGGCGGCGACCCTCATGATGCTCGTCGGCGTGTCGGTCCTGCCGCTGGCGGTCGCCTGCGGGGCCCTGGTCGGCATGGCCGCCGGCGCGATCTCGACGTCCGGCTACAACCTGGCGACCAGCCTGGCACCGCCGGAACGGCAGGGCACGGTCTCCGGCCTGGTGTCGGTCATGTTCGCCCTCGGCTCGGTCGTCTTCAGCTTCGCCGGAGGCGAACTCCTCAAGGCCACCCAGATCCCCGGGGTCGTGGCCGACGGCGCCCCGGTGAGCACGGCGACCGGCGTGTACCTCTACGTCCTGACGGCCGGGGTGCTCTTCGTCCTCGCCGCGGTGCCCGCGGGCATGGTGGTGCGCGGCGGGCGCGCGACGCCCGCGCCGGTCACGGCCGGGGCGCCGTCGTAG
- a CDS encoding MarR family winged helix-turn-helix transcriptional regulator has protein sequence MSGTHGHGDGEEPRWLDEQEKAAWTGLVSLVLLLPGKLESPLRQENGLTLFEYLALSHLSEAPGRRLRMGELAFLASGSLSRLSNVVKRCEQRGWVVRTPDPDDGRYTLAELTDVGLDLVRSAAPTHLRSVRRTVLDPLNTTDLKALARIAEKLGIVPDGLG, from the coding sequence ATGAGCGGAACACACGGGCACGGGGACGGCGAGGAGCCGCGGTGGCTCGACGAACAGGAGAAGGCGGCGTGGACGGGCCTGGTCTCCCTCGTCCTGCTGCTGCCCGGCAAGCTGGAGTCACCGCTGCGGCAGGAGAACGGCCTCACCCTGTTCGAGTACCTCGCGCTCAGCCACCTCTCCGAGGCCCCGGGGCGCAGGCTGCGGATGGGGGAGCTCGCCTTTCTCGCCAGCGGTTCGCTCTCCCGTCTGTCCAACGTCGTCAAACGCTGTGAACAGCGCGGCTGGGTCGTGCGGACACCCGACCCGGACGACGGCCGCTACACCCTCGCCGAACTCACCGACGTCGGCCTCGACCTCGTGCGCTCGGCGGCGCCCACGCACCTGCGCTCCGTGCGCCGCACCGTCCTCGACCCGCTCAACACGACCGACCTGAAGGCCCTCGCCCGCATCGCGGAAAAACTCGGCATCGTCCCCGACGGCCTCGGCTGA
- a CDS encoding Rid family hydrolase, with amino-acid sequence MSTVTFGIAPGYGEKLHAALGYSGAVRVGDRVEISGQAGVDDDLAVPDSLEDEIVQAFDNVESTLATVGATWKDVIHVNSYHKVAPGDDVIGDDHNRVMAEQFRRRLGGRAPIWTETGVTVLGLAAMRVEIRVTAIVGSGS; translated from the coding sequence ATGAGCACCGTCACCTTCGGCATCGCTCCGGGCTACGGCGAGAAGCTGCACGCGGCCCTCGGCTACAGCGGGGCCGTCCGCGTCGGCGACCGGGTCGAGATCTCAGGCCAGGCCGGAGTGGACGACGACCTGGCCGTCCCCGACTCGCTGGAGGACGAGATCGTCCAGGCCTTCGACAACGTGGAGAGCACGCTCGCCACGGTCGGCGCGACCTGGAAGGACGTCATCCACGTCAACTCGTACCACAAGGTCGCGCCGGGGGACGACGTCATCGGCGACGACCACAACAGGGTCATGGCCGAGCAGTTCCGCCGCCGCCTCGGCGGCCGTGCGCCGATCTGGACCGAGACCGGCGTCACCGTCCTCGGCCTCGCCGCGATGCGCGTGGAGATCCGCGTCACCGCCATCGTCGGCTCCGGGAGCTGA
- a CDS encoding enoyl-CoA hydratase/isomerase family protein, whose protein sequence is MSYKDLPALTIDVSDGVATVKIDHPPLNLMDAVLLSSLRAFVARVRDDADVRVIVFESADPEFFVAHGDMAYLTDPDALPAATRAAIAAAPGSTVPEGLNILQAMSEEVRSLPQVTIGKLAGFARGAGNEFFMYLDMRFAAIGESGQGQPESLMGILPGGGGTVNMTRLAGRARALELILGAELVGAELAERYGLINRALPAAELDPFVDTLARRIAGLRAEVIPMTKAAVDAVAQPIPRAAYAVENEGLVAAFGDEVTELAHKLLAAGIQTREGERDHERIANSI, encoded by the coding sequence ATGAGCTACAAGGACCTTCCCGCCCTGACGATCGACGTCTCGGACGGGGTCGCGACGGTGAAAATCGATCACCCGCCGCTCAACCTGATGGACGCGGTCCTCCTGTCGTCACTCCGGGCGTTCGTCGCGCGTGTGCGGGATGACGCCGACGTCCGCGTCATCGTCTTCGAGAGCGCTGACCCGGAGTTCTTCGTCGCGCACGGTGACATGGCCTACCTCACCGACCCCGACGCGCTGCCCGCAGCCACCCGCGCCGCGATCGCGGCCGCACCGGGCTCGACCGTCCCGGAAGGCCTGAACATCCTCCAGGCGATGAGCGAGGAGGTCCGCTCGCTGCCGCAGGTCACTATCGGCAAGCTCGCGGGCTTCGCGCGCGGCGCGGGCAACGAGTTCTTCATGTACCTGGACATGCGGTTCGCGGCGATCGGCGAGTCGGGTCAGGGCCAGCCGGAGTCCTTGATGGGGATCCTCCCCGGAGGCGGTGGCACGGTGAACATGACGCGGCTGGCGGGAAGGGCCCGCGCGCTGGAGCTCATCCTCGGCGCAGAGCTCGTGGGCGCGGAGCTCGCGGAACGGTACGGCCTGATCAACCGTGCCCTGCCCGCCGCAGAACTCGATCCCTTCGTGGACACCCTCGCCCGACGGATCGCCGGCCTCCGGGCGGAGGTGATCCCCATGACGAAGGCTGCGGTCGACGCGGTCGCGCAGCCGATTCCGCGTGCGGCCTACGCCGTTGAGAACGAGGGTCTGGTCGCCGCGTTCGGCGATGAGGTCACCGAGCTCGCCCACAAGCTGCTCGCCGCTGGTATCCAGACCCGCGAGGGCGAACGGGACCACGAGCGCATCGCCAACAGCATCTGA
- a CDS encoding TetR family transcriptional regulator encodes MSAAPSGTREISRHAVRAELARVAFNRFCLTGFDQVTFTDLSEAAGVSRSTFLRYFGTKEDVVLFVFDPVGGVIADALDAERADRNDWSRLRNALESAVRFLVRDVQELVTILGLIERTPALCARLREKQAAWRPEIVARLQKTTSSADGSSVVAEVRVAAALEILWIVLGQWSASEGREDLGNLLDTAFAAFSAPARQQTDTPS; translated from the coding sequence ATGAGCGCAGCGCCAAGCGGTACCCGTGAGATCAGCCGCCACGCGGTGCGAGCAGAGCTGGCTCGCGTCGCGTTCAACCGCTTCTGCCTCACCGGCTTCGACCAGGTCACCTTCACCGACCTCTCCGAAGCCGCCGGGGTGTCGCGGAGCACCTTCCTGCGCTACTTCGGCACCAAGGAAGACGTGGTCCTGTTCGTCTTCGACCCTGTCGGTGGCGTCATCGCCGACGCACTCGATGCCGAACGGGCCGACCGGAACGACTGGAGCAGATTGCGCAACGCCCTGGAGTCAGCCGTGAGGTTCCTCGTGCGCGACGTCCAGGAGCTCGTGACGATCCTCGGCCTCATCGAGCGGACCCCGGCCCTGTGCGCGCGCCTCCGCGAGAAGCAGGCTGCATGGCGCCCGGAGATCGTCGCCCGACTGCAGAAGACGACCTCCTCGGCCGACGGGTCGTCGGTCGTCGCCGAAGTGCGCGTGGCGGCGGCGCTCGAGATCCTGTGGATCGTCCTCGGGCAGTGGAGCGCGAGCGAAGGCCGAGAGGACCTCGGCAACCTGCTGGACACCGCGTTCGCCGCCTTCTCGGCCCCGGCACGCCAGCAGACGGACACTCCGTCGTAA